One genomic segment of Tripterygium wilfordii isolate XIE 37 chromosome 9, ASM1340144v1, whole genome shotgun sequence includes these proteins:
- the LOC120006556 gene encoding non-specific lipid-transfer protein 2-like — MKVVSNNDVVSMGVAMIVVVMLATQIHMSQAVTCNPAGLSSCAPAISSGAAPSRTCCSKLREQRPCLCGYLRNPTLRKFINSPNARKVSSSCGVPFPKC; from the coding sequence ATGAAGGTGGTCTCCAATAATGATGTTGTTTCTATGGGAGTAGCAATGATAGTGGTGGTAATGTTAGCTACCCAAATTCACATGTCACAGGCAGTGACATGCAACCCAGCTGGGCTGAGCTCCTGTGCCCCGGCGATCTCGTCGGGAGCGGCACCGTCGAGGACATGCTGCAGCAAGTTGAGGGAGCAGAGGCCATGCCTTTGTGGGTACCTAAGGAATCCCACTCTCAGGAAGTTTATTAATTCTCCCAATGCTAGAAAGGTTTCTAGCTCCTGTGGGGTCCCCTTCCCTAAGTGTTAA